Proteins encoded by one window of Geobacter sp. DSM 9736:
- a CDS encoding NADP-dependent isocitrate dehydrogenase: MATHKIIWTEIDEAPALATYSLLPIIQKFTQGTGVEVETRDISLAGRIIATFPENLKPEQRIPDYLTQLGELTQNIEANIIKLPNISASVPQLKDAIKELQSQGYNVPDYPEVPKNDAEKEIQARYSKVLGSAVNPVLREGNSDRRAPLSVKNFSKKHPHKLGAWTSDSKSEVAHMTGGDFYGNEKSVVMENGGGFRIELESNGKVTVLKDGLKAEKGEILDGTFMSVKALRKFYEEQIEDAKKNGQLLSLHLKATMMKVSDPIMFGHAVSVFYKEVFDKHADTFKQLGVNPNMGLGDLYNKMQSLPEAKRAEIEGDIKAVYAKRPALAMVDSDKGITNLHVPNDIIVDASMPVVVRESGKMWNPEGKLQDTKAMIPDRCYATMYKAIVEDCKKNGALDPATMGSVPNVGLMAQKAEEYGSHPTTFEIPADGTIRVVAEDGKVLMEHQVEKGDIWRMSRVKDIPIQDWVKLAVRRAKATGAHAVFWLDKNRAHDANVIAKVEKYLKDHDTAGLTIKVLAPVDAMNYSLERIRKGEDTISCTGNVLRDYLTDLFPILEVGTSAKMLSIVPLLAGGGLFETGAGGSAPKHVQQFEKEGYLRWDSLGEFSAFAASLEHLAGTFKNDKAQVLAETLDQAIAKFLDNNKSPARKVGQIDNRGSHYYLAMYWAEALAAQTKDKELQAKFAGVAKKLAENEAKINEELIGAQGKPVDMGGYYHPDAEKVSKAMRPSPTLNAIIDSIA, translated from the coding sequence ATGGCAACACACAAGATTATCTGGACTGAAATTGATGAAGCACCTGCACTTGCGACTTACTCCCTGCTCCCGATCATTCAGAAGTTTACCCAAGGTACAGGAGTCGAGGTCGAAACAAGGGACATATCCCTCGCAGGCAGGATAATCGCCACTTTTCCGGAGAACCTGAAGCCTGAGCAGAGAATTCCCGATTACCTGACTCAACTGGGCGAGCTGACCCAGAACATTGAGGCTAACATCATCAAGCTCCCGAACATCAGCGCCTCTGTGCCGCAGCTCAAGGACGCGATCAAGGAGCTCCAGTCCCAAGGCTATAACGTCCCCGACTACCCGGAAGTCCCGAAGAACGATGCCGAGAAGGAGATTCAGGCCCGTTACTCGAAGGTTCTCGGCAGTGCGGTGAATCCGGTTCTGCGTGAGGGTAACTCCGACCGCCGCGCGCCGCTTTCGGTGAAGAACTTCTCCAAGAAACACCCCCACAAGCTCGGCGCCTGGACATCCGACTCCAAGTCGGAAGTGGCCCACATGACCGGCGGCGACTTCTACGGCAATGAGAAGTCTGTCGTCATGGAGAATGGCGGCGGCTTCCGCATAGAGCTCGAAAGTAATGGTAAGGTAACGGTCCTGAAGGATGGCCTCAAGGCTGAAAAGGGTGAGATTTTAGACGGCACCTTCATGAGTGTTAAGGCTCTCAGGAAGTTCTATGAGGAGCAGATCGAGGACGCAAAGAAAAATGGCCAGCTCCTCTCTCTCCACCTCAAGGCCACAATGATGAAGGTCTCCGACCCGATCATGTTCGGCCACGCAGTATCTGTTTTCTACAAGGAAGTCTTCGATAAGCATGCCGATACCTTCAAGCAGCTCGGCGTCAACCCGAACATGGGACTCGGTGATCTCTATAATAAGATGCAGAGCCTTCCCGAGGCCAAGCGTGCCGAGATCGAAGGGGACATCAAGGCCGTATACGCGAAACGTCCTGCTCTCGCAATGGTCGATTCCGACAAGGGGATCACGAACCTCCATGTGCCCAACGACATCATCGTTGATGCCTCCATGCCGGTCGTAGTGCGTGAATCCGGAAAGATGTGGAACCCGGAAGGGAAGCTTCAGGATACTAAGGCGATGATCCCTGATCGTTGCTACGCAACGATGTACAAGGCGATAGTCGAAGACTGCAAGAAGAACGGTGCACTCGATCCGGCAACCATGGGTTCTGTCCCCAACGTCGGCCTAATGGCCCAGAAGGCGGAGGAGTACGGTTCACACCCCACCACCTTCGAGATACCGGCTGACGGGACCATCCGCGTTGTTGCTGAAGACGGGAAAGTTCTCATGGAACACCAGGTGGAGAAGGGTGACATCTGGAGGATGTCGCGTGTGAAGGATATCCCGATCCAGGATTGGGTTAAGCTTGCCGTGAGAAGGGCAAAAGCGACGGGTGCCCACGCCGTTTTCTGGCTCGATAAAAACCGCGCTCATGACGCAAATGTCATCGCGAAGGTCGAGAAGTACCTGAAGGATCACGACACCGCCGGCCTTACCATCAAGGTTCTGGCACCGGTTGATGCCATGAACTACTCGCTGGAGAGGATACGCAAGGGAGAGGACACCATCTCCTGTACCGGCAACGTCCTCCGTGACTACCTCACCGATCTGTTCCCGATCCTCGAGGTCGGCACGAGCGCAAAGATGCTCTCCATCGTTCCTCTTCTCGCCGGCGGCGGGCTGTTCGAGACCGGTGCAGGAGGGTCTGCTCCTAAGCATGTTCAGCAGTTCGAGAAGGAAGGGTACCTGCGTTGGGATTCCCTCGGCGAGTTCTCCGCATTTGCCGCATCGCTGGAGCACCTAGCTGGGACGTTCAAGAACGACAAGGCCCAGGTTCTCGCCGAGACCCTGGATCAGGCAATCGCCAAATTCCTCGATAACAACAAATCGCCGGCACGTAAGGTGGGGCAGATCGATAACCGCGGTTCCCATTATTACCTGGCGATGTACTGGGCGGAGGCTCTCGCCGCGCAGACTAAGGACAAGGAGCTCCAGGCCAAGTTCGCCGGCGTTGCGAAGAAGCTTGCCGAGAACGAGGCGAAGATCAACGAGGAGCTGATCGGGGCCCAGGGGAAACCTGTCGACATGGGCGGCTACTATCATCCCGACGCAGAGAAGGTCTCTAAAGCTATGCGTCCGAGCCCGACCCTCAATGCAATTATCGACTCTATTGCTTAG